In Edaphobacter aggregans, the sequence CATTCTCGGCATCTTCTTCCTCCTTGCTCTCCTCTGCGCCATCTTCTTCGGCTTCGGCTACACAATGGGCCGCCGGACCACCTCGCCAGCCGCGGCACCCATAGCCGACACATCCTCAACCCTCGCCACCAACGGCAGCGCCAAACCTGCCCCCGGAAGCGCCGCCCCACAACTCACCCGTAAAGCCGTCGACGACGACACAACCCCCACTCCGCCCACGATCCAACAAGTAGCCCAACCCCTCGAGAAGCCCGCAGCCCCCACCCCCGAACCCCCAAAGGCCGCGCCCGTAGCCGCCGCCCCAGCTGTCGCAGCCACAACCCCAGACGGCCCTCCAGCAGTAGTCCAGGTAGCCGCCGTCTCGCATCAAGAAGACGCCGACACCCTCGTCAACGCTCTCAAGCGCCGAGGCTATAGCGTAGTCGTACGCCACGAGCCACAGGACAAGCTTCTGCACATCCAGATAGGCCCGCTAGCCAGCAAGAAGGATGCCGAGGCCATGCGCCAGCGCCTCCTCTCCGACGGCTACAACGCCATCGTCAAATAACAATTGTCATTTTCAAAAGTGTGATCCTGAGCGGAGCTATTCACAGCCTCATCGTGAATAGCGCAGTCGAAGATCTGTTGTTGTTTTCTTCACCGAGAAACGTCCGCAGTCTAACTAGGTAGTCGCAGAGTCCACCGGCTTCATCTGTTCCGGCAGAGCCTCCGCAATCGCCTGCCGAACCGCTCGCAGCAACTCCTCACGAGTCGCATAATCCGCAGGCTCAACCACAGGCAGCATCTGGACCCGCGCCACTCCAGGCGTAATCGCAACACTGCCCTTGTGCATCATCGTCTCGGTCCCCGAGATCGCAATCGGAACAATCGGAGCCTGCGTCTGCTGCGCCAGATAGAAAGGTCCCTTCTTGAAGGTCATCAGTCTCCCATCCCGCGACCGCGTCCCTTCAGGAAACACCAGAATATGCAGCCCCGACTTCAGCGCCTCGCCAGCCGCAATGACACTCGCTTGAGCTGCGTCCCGGTTCCCTCCACGTTCCACGGGCACAAACCCGCCCATCCGCATCGCCCGCCCAAGGATAGGAATGTTCATCAGCTCCTTCTTCAGCAGCACCGAACTCCTCCCCGGCAACATCGGCAGCAACACCGGAGGATCCAGGTTCGACACATGGTTACACATGTAGATGGAAGGCCGATCCGTCGGAACATGCTCCAGCCCCGTAACCTCCACGCGAATCCCCGCAGCCCGCACCCCTGCATTGGCGATCCACATCGCAACCCTATACAGCAGGCTGATATCCCCCACAACCAGCGTATAGGGAATCCCCACCACCCCGGCCAAGGGCCCCAGAGCCAGATACACAAACAGCAGCTTAAACGTCGCAAACATACCGCTTTTCAGAATAACGTACCCAAGCCCCAACCCTTCGTCGCCCCATCTGCCCTGAGAACACTAAGAAGTTAGTAATGCGTAGAATCTTCTCTTCGATCAGAAAAAGTTATCAACTGCGAATCATCCATATCTATCTCGCGCATTTCTAAATCACTGTCAGATAACAGTTATGCAAATGGTCATCAAATTGCTTCAAATAACAGATAAGAAAAGGCCTGTCGTAAGTGGAAGCACCGACATCATACAGTTCGGACCTTCTGGCAGGCGGTCTTGAACGAGTCACTTCTCTCTTTTCCAGATCCCTAAACGGAACTCAGGAGGATTTACATGAAACTCTATTC encodes:
- a CDS encoding SPOR domain-containing protein, which produces MNSRYNEEPDLQDYQESTGEREISLNTATILGIFFLLALLCAIFFGFGYTMGRRTTSPAAAPIADTSSTLATNGSAKPAPGSAAPQLTRKAVDDDTTPTPPTIQQVAQPLEKPAAPTPEPPKAAPVAAAPAVAATTPDGPPAVVQVAAVSHQEDADTLVNALKRRGYSVVVRHEPQDKLLHIQIGPLASKKDAEAMRQRLLSDGYNAIVK
- a CDS encoding lysophospholipid acyltransferase family protein — translated: MFATFKLLFVYLALGPLAGVVGIPYTLVVGDISLLYRVAMWIANAGVRAAGIRVEVTGLEHVPTDRPSIYMCNHVSNLDPPVLLPMLPGRSSVLLKKELMNIPILGRAMRMGGFVPVERGGNRDAAQASVIAAGEALKSGLHILVFPEGTRSRDGRLMTFKKGPFYLAQQTQAPIVPIAISGTETMMHKGSVAITPGVARVQMLPVVEPADYATREELLRAVRQAIAEALPEQMKPVDSATT